The following coding sequences lie in one Nesterenkonia lutea genomic window:
- a CDS encoding DNA-methyltransferase: MNTVITSPPYYWQRDYEVNGQFGLEATIDGFVENLVEAFAAIKPALAQDGTVFLNLGDTYYSAKGKPHGQDNKHRSRRLPGLRAVDGPGLGLPRKSLIGIPWRVALAMQADGWTLRSSIIWVRNSAIPEPTSKDRPWRKYEHIFLFSKHPRYFFNREGLGGEEDVWFIEPDRKSLARGTHYAPYPRSLVERCIETGCPEGGTVLDPFVGGGTTMYVAEEMGRSSVGVELNPSFCGLIADNMTKQTQER, translated from the coding sequence GTGAACACGGTCATTACTTCACCGCCCTACTACTGGCAACGCGACTACGAGGTCAACGGTCAGTTCGGCCTTGAGGCGACGATCGATGGTTTTGTCGAAAACCTCGTGGAAGCCTTCGCAGCAATAAAACCTGCCCTTGCGCAGGACGGAACCGTTTTCCTCAACCTAGGCGATACGTATTACAGCGCCAAAGGCAAACCTCACGGCCAAGATAACAAGCATCGAAGCCGTCGATTGCCGGGACTGCGCGCCGTCGACGGACCGGGCCTAGGACTCCCTCGGAAATCATTGATTGGTATCCCATGGCGAGTTGCACTGGCAATGCAGGCAGACGGATGGACGCTCCGCAGCTCGATCATATGGGTACGCAACAGTGCAATTCCTGAGCCAACCAGCAAGGACCGACCTTGGCGGAAATACGAACATATTTTTCTGTTCTCAAAACATCCTCGTTACTTCTTCAATCGTGAAGGTCTCGGGGGTGAGGAAGATGTTTGGTTTATTGAGCCAGACCGAAAATCGCTGGCTCGAGGCACCCACTACGCGCCCTACCCCCGATCGCTGGTTGAGCGTTGCATTGAAACTGGGTGCCCTGAGGGAGGCACGGTTTTGGACCCCTTTGTCGGCGGAGGGACCACAATGTATGTCGCTGAAGAAATGGGACGATCTTCCGTTGGTGTTGAACTCAACCCCTCGTTCTGCGGATTGATCGCGGACAACATGACCAAACAGACCCAGGAGCGTTAA
- a CDS encoding DNA-binding protein, whose amino-acid sequence MSEPESEQSLRGLARFLVGPAEIAERLGVEANTINVWKVRHESFPLPVRRLKTGDVWDVREIRVWAEHTGREFRS is encoded by the coding sequence GTGTCTGAGCCGGAATCCGAGCAGAGTTTACGTGGTCTCGCGCGGTTTCTCGTAGGCCCAGCAGAGATCGCCGAGCGATTGGGTGTCGAAGCCAACACAATCAACGTGTGGAAAGTCCGCCACGAGAGTTTTCCTCTGCCAGTCAGAAGATTGAAGACTGGTGATGTCTGGGACGTGCGTGAGATTCGTGTTTGGGCGGAGCACACGGGGCGCGAGTTTCGCAGCTGA
- the istA gene encoding IS21 family transposase — protein sequence MITVEDWAEIRRLHFAESMPKKQIAEKLGVSRTTVYKALESSGPPKYQREPKGSIADEYVPEIHKLLKDTPRMPATVIAERIGWEHSMTVLKDKVRELRPLYTGVDPADRLVHRPGEAAQFDLWFPEPQIPVGFGQTRTLPVLVMTLTFSRFLTATMLPSRQSGDLLAGMWQLISGVGAVSKSLIWDREAAIAPKGRPLPPLQAFAGTTATKMVIAPPRDPEFKGMTERNNGYFETSFLPGRSFASPQDFNTQISTWITGRANQRMIRSLGDRPVNVLGRDLAAMTALPPSPPSTGFSHQVRLARDYYLRIDANDYSVDPRFIGRLVQVTATLDRVVAVCDGEIAADHRRCWARAQVITDPAHVGTAKAMRAHYNDTVRHQVRGTKDTEVAYRPLSVYDELFGLTHTTVPADDHRSAA from the coding sequence ATGATCACTGTGGAAGATTGGGCTGAAATCCGTCGGCTACATTTTGCCGAGTCCATGCCGAAGAAGCAGATCGCTGAGAAGCTCGGGGTCTCCCGAACCACTGTCTATAAGGCCTTGGAATCCAGTGGACCTCCGAAGTACCAGCGCGAACCTAAGGGCTCGATCGCCGACGAGTACGTCCCAGAGATCCACAAGCTGCTCAAAGACACTCCCCGGATGCCAGCGACGGTGATCGCTGAACGGATCGGGTGGGAACACTCGATGACGGTGCTCAAAGACAAGGTCCGGGAACTGCGCCCCCTCTACACCGGGGTCGATCCGGCTGACCGATTGGTCCACCGCCCTGGGGAAGCCGCTCAGTTTGATCTATGGTTCCCCGAACCTCAGATCCCGGTCGGTTTCGGACAGACCCGCACCTTGCCGGTGCTGGTGATGACCCTGACGTTCTCGAGATTCCTGACCGCCACGATGCTGCCCTCGCGGCAGTCCGGCGACCTGCTGGCCGGGATGTGGCAGCTGATCAGCGGAGTCGGAGCGGTCTCGAAGTCCTTGATCTGGGACCGTGAAGCTGCGATCGCCCCCAAGGGCAGACCGCTGCCGCCGTTGCAGGCCTTCGCGGGGACCACCGCGACGAAGATGGTGATCGCTCCACCCAGGGACCCGGAGTTCAAGGGCATGACCGAGCGCAACAACGGGTACTTCGAGACCAGCTTCCTGCCCGGCCGATCCTTCGCTTCACCGCAAGATTTCAACACCCAGATCAGCACGTGGATCACTGGCCGGGCCAATCAGCGCATGATCCGCAGCCTCGGGGACAGACCGGTCAACGTCCTGGGCCGAGATCTGGCGGCGATGACCGCGCTACCGCCCTCCCCACCTTCGACAGGTTTCTCGCACCAGGTGCGTCTGGCCCGGGACTACTATCTGCGGATCGATGCGAATGACTACTCGGTGGATCCGCGGTTCATCGGTCGGTTGGTCCAGGTCACCGCGACCTTGGACCGGGTGGTGGCCGTGTGTGACGGTGAGATCGCTGCTGATCACCGGCGGTGCTGGGCCCGAGCCCAGGTGATCACAGACCCGGCTCATGTGGGCACCGCGAAGGCCATGCGGGCTCATTACAACGACACCGTGCGCCACCAGGTGCGCGGGACCAAGGACACTGAGGTGGCCTACCGGCCGCTGAGCGTCTATGACGAGCTTTTCGGACTCACCCACACCACGGTGCCGGCTGATGATCACAGGAGTGCCGCATGA
- the istB gene encoding IS21-like element helper ATPase IstB produces MKTPTIGRVWEDLAEIAREQGWSHEEYLAAVLERQVADREANGTALRIQTAKFPAIKTLEDFNTDYQPGLRRDVLAHLQNTSFVPKAENVILLGPPGVGKTHLGIGLGIKACQAGYPALFDTAAGWVNRLSDAHQRHGGLDQELKRLRRYRLLIIDELGYLPFDADAANLFFQLVAARYEQGSLLITSNLSFGRWGEIFSDDTVAAAMIDRLVHHAEVLTLDGESYRTRSRRELIETTTSRTP; encoded by the coding sequence ATGAAGACTCCCACGATCGGCAGGGTCTGGGAAGACCTCGCCGAGATTGCCCGGGAGCAGGGCTGGTCCCACGAGGAATACCTCGCTGCTGTCTTGGAGCGCCAAGTCGCTGATCGAGAGGCCAACGGCACCGCTCTGCGGATCCAGACCGCGAAGTTCCCCGCGATCAAGACCCTCGAGGACTTCAACACCGACTATCAGCCCGGCCTGCGCCGTGACGTGCTGGCTCATCTGCAGAACACGAGCTTCGTGCCCAAGGCAGAGAACGTCATCCTGCTGGGACCCCCAGGGGTGGGTAAGACTCATCTGGGCATCGGGCTAGGAATCAAGGCCTGCCAGGCCGGGTACCCGGCGCTCTTCGACACTGCTGCGGGGTGGGTCAACCGGCTCAGCGACGCGCATCAGCGCCACGGTGGTCTGGATCAGGAGCTCAAAAGGCTTCGCAGGTACCGGCTGTTGATCATTGATGAGCTCGGCTATCTGCCCTTCGATGCTGATGCGGCGAATCTGTTCTTCCAACTGGTCGCTGCCCGCTATGAACAGGGGTCTTTGCTGATCACGAGCAACCTCTCCTTCGGCAGGTGGGGTGAGATCTTCAGCGATGACACCGTCGCGGCGGCGATGATCGATCGGCTGGTCCATCACGCGGAGGTCCTCACCCTCGATGGAGAGTCCTACCGCACACGGAGCCGCCGCGAGCTCATCGAGACCACTACCTCTAGAACCCCGTAA
- a CDS encoding transglycosylase SLT domain-containing protein, whose amino-acid sequence MADNQGSGCGLVLGILAVLIGVPLFILVIAISGGEEEQPQASCRPGTTEDSSAIPKEYQEALESAAAESGLSVDLLAAQIDAESGWNPDATSPVGAEGLTQFMPQTWTTYGDGGDPFNPEDAIAAMGRYMAAVSDEVSDFAGNGRELAELSLAAYNAGPGAVQNAGGIPGFPETEEYVDKIMGSAQGNYSADCSPVGGQEIGELGTGEWTSPLPGAPITSGFGARTCPILNALNCSGGSSDHRGIDFAGSSGSTVVAPMDLEIRATGVIDGWGQLGWVVLAKMPNAPGLHIEFAHCAANSIEVNPGDTVAPGTPLCTQGNTGSSAGEHLHFQIGTPEGDESIPGWENLVDPAPLLREKGIS is encoded by the coding sequence ATGGCAGACAACCAGGGATCAGGATGCGGCCTCGTGCTTGGCATCCTCGCCGTGTTGATCGGAGTGCCGCTATTCATCCTCGTCATAGCGATCAGCGGTGGCGAAGAAGAGCAGCCGCAAGCCTCCTGCCGACCGGGCACCACGGAAGATAGCTCAGCCATTCCCAAGGAATATCAAGAGGCGCTTGAATCCGCGGCCGCTGAATCCGGGCTGTCCGTCGATCTATTAGCCGCACAGATCGACGCCGAATCAGGATGGAACCCCGACGCCACGAGCCCGGTAGGAGCCGAAGGACTCACGCAGTTCATGCCCCAGACGTGGACGACCTACGGCGACGGGGGAGACCCCTTCAACCCCGAGGACGCGATAGCAGCTATGGGCCGCTATATGGCCGCTGTGTCCGACGAGGTATCGGACTTCGCCGGAAATGGGCGCGAGCTAGCCGAACTCTCCCTCGCGGCGTACAACGCCGGCCCAGGGGCTGTGCAGAACGCCGGGGGAATCCCAGGCTTCCCTGAGACCGAAGAATATGTAGACAAGATCATGGGGAGCGCGCAGGGCAACTACTCGGCCGACTGCTCACCTGTTGGTGGCCAGGAGATCGGAGAGCTTGGCACAGGGGAGTGGACAAGCCCGCTGCCAGGTGCTCCCATAACGTCCGGTTTTGGTGCCCGGACGTGTCCGATCCTTAACGCCTTGAACTGCTCAGGCGGCTCGTCTGATCATCGGGGGATCGACTTCGCCGGCTCATCCGGTTCAACTGTGGTCGCGCCGATGGATCTAGAGATCCGCGCAACCGGCGTGATCGACGGTTGGGGACAACTCGGCTGGGTAGTGCTGGCAAAGATGCCCAACGCACCAGGTCTGCATATCGAATTCGCCCACTGCGCCGCTAACAGCATCGAGGTAAATCCCGGTGACACCGTGGCACCAGGCACCCCGCTATGCACCCAGGGAAACACCGGGTCATCGGCAGGAGAGCACCTACACTTCCAAATCGGAACGCCCGAGGGCGACGAGTCCATTCCAGGGTGGGAAAACCTCGTTGATCCCGCGCCGCTACTGAGAGAAAAGGGCATTAGCTAA
- a CDS encoding pentapeptide repeat-containing protein — MITNLLSSYIRDQAERRDPPTSDENARQRTPPQILVDTFRAISQVAGHHEISGDFHGSNLQNLNVSSLTLPRSRFSGCHLGDASFYKTELPESVFIYSYMPGANLQECELIDSNFHKADLRRAVLKGASLEGCLLHGVNLTGADLRGTILADAKGWRRKQLEAAARWDTNTVWPDGHRPSTPEKGISGGVVTVVRDQ; from the coding sequence ATGATCACGAACCTACTGAGTTCATACATTCGCGATCAAGCAGAGCGGCGTGATCCTCCAACGTCAGATGAGAACGCGCGCCAGCGGACCCCACCTCAAATATTGGTCGACACCTTCCGAGCCATAAGCCAAGTGGCGGGCCACCACGAAATCAGTGGGGACTTTCACGGGTCGAATCTCCAGAATTTGAACGTATCCAGCCTGACGTTGCCGCGTTCTCGGTTTTCGGGATGCCATTTAGGTGACGCCAGCTTCTACAAAACTGAGCTACCCGAGTCCGTGTTCATCTATAGCTATATGCCAGGGGCCAACTTGCAGGAGTGCGAGTTGATCGACTCGAACTTCCATAAAGCCGACCTACGCCGAGCCGTACTCAAAGGAGCGAGCTTGGAAGGCTGTCTTCTCCACGGGGTAAACCTGACCGGAGCGGACCTGCGAGGGACGATTCTCGCTGACGCCAAAGGGTGGCGTCGCAAGCAGCTCGAGGCAGCGGCAAGGTGGGACACTAATACGGTATGGCCAGACGGGCACCGACCTTCAACCCCAGAAAAGGGAATCTCAGGCGGTGTCGTAACTGTAGTTCGAGACCAGTAG